The genomic DNA TTGAAGGTCGCAAAGAATGATGGCAAGAAGGACTGGCCGAGAGGCGTATGGAACTTTTGAGGGGGGAAGAAATATTTTAGCACTGAATGACAAATCGACGGTGATCTGAAGCATGTATGTGAGCATGATGCGTCTCGAATATCGCGGACAGTCTAGTGCAGTAATACCATCAAACATCCAAGGACCGATACATGTCATCCCATTATACACACCATAACATCATCGCCTCCTCTCAAACAGACGTACAACTGGCAATAAACCATCAAGGAATTTCCAATCTCCAGATATCGGGCATTACTTACTTGTAACGTGAAATTATATGCAAGTCAAGAGCATGTATCAAATTTCATTATCCCCTACTCTCCCACGAACAGACGAACGAGAAGATATGCTGAAGATCCAAGGAATCGGAAGACTGCAACGAAAGGCGTCAGCATTGTGCTTGACAGTCATAATGTGGAGAGCGACATACAGGCAAGACCAGCTACAGTGCTGTAGAAGAATACGTAGCGTAAGCTTTAACCAAAAGAGAATAAGAGAGCAATGGACATACTACAACAAGACACCCATATACGTCGTCGCTACTGCACTATCACCACCGCTAACTTGCCTGAAACGGCCGTCAGCGTTTGCTTATTGCCAAATAAAGTACCCACAAGATCGCAGCCACCAAAGCCCCGTTGGTCATTGTCCAAGCCAGCAACACCTGGTCGCAACATCAGgattttcctcttcaagttaccgaaaaaaaaaagggaaaactCACATTCGTCCTAACGTTTTTATAATAATCCTCTTGTTTCTGATCATCGTTAACCACCCGCACCTCTTTCGGAGCCTTGTTTCCCAATATTTGCAACTCTGCCGCGTATACAGCATTGATATCCTTTTGTTCAATCGGTACATCAACAGTGACTTCGTCTTTGTTGTCGTCTGAGGACTTGACGGCACCAAGATCGTCAGAAACTTTGTCGGATCCTTTAGTACCCCAAGACTAATGGCGGGGTCAGCAAATGACACTGAACAAAAAAGGATTGCAGAGTTGAACATACCACATCGTGCACGTTGCAAAACGCATATACGCTGTGGAACAGTAAGTAAGGGGATTCTAGAAGAAAAGCAGGTATATGAGCACGTACTTGAGTACGTTAATGTACGACGGGGCGAGTAAAAGATattgaaagaaagaagtaaCTACCCAACCTATTAGCAACACACCGCCATCGCCTGTAAGCTGGTGTGAGACCAACTCACTCATATGCCAGGGTTCAAGAGCCATTAGCGAACTGATAATATACAGACCATATGTCGCCAACAACGATATTACGATATTCCTAAAGATTTTGTTCCCAAGTACAGTGCTCGCTGTTACCTCGCCTGCCGCCTGGATGTCTTCTACACCTTTTACCGTCAAATAAACTGACTGGGTTTAGCGGCCAGACTCCAAAAGTAAACCAAGGGTAATGAAGGACTCACTGGCAGCAAAGAGCATATATATTGTGATCAAAGCGAATCCGACCATACTTGAAGTGTAGCCAATTTTAGAACTGTACCGCTCATTAGTTAAAGTCTTTGATCGCAACTATTTCCTACTCAAAAGATGAGACTTACCCAGCAGGCCTGTTACCCAAACTTAATAGGAAACACCATAGCAAAAGCGCAATATAGATATAATGCAAGGGCGTGTTGACGTATTTCCAAGCAGTGCCGAGGGAGTTGAGAGATTCGGTAAGAACAAACTATACTTTAAATCAGCTGACGGTGGGCGTAACTGAAGATGGTCTCATACGAAAGCAATGAAATAATTCCCTAAAGCGAACCAGGCGAAAACCATGTTCAATGTTTCTGAAATAGATTGTCACTAATTCTCCTTTCCGCAAGGGTAGCCCTCATAATCAACTTACGATAGACCAGCTCTATGTGCAGGAAGAATTTCCGAGTAAATGAATGGCTTTGCAGGCTTCAGCAAAAGCGTGAGATTAAATCAGAATACACTCACGAAGATCGATAAAGATAGCCGAAATGGACGATAGAATGAATGGCCGCAAAGAAAGACCCATTAAGCCATCTGCGCAACATGAGTATCAGCCTCACCGATCACTGTAACGACCGTGGGCTTCACCCACCTTCGTCTTTGAGAAACCAGCTCAGCAACCGTGTCCGGCACGTCTGTAATAGCATAGGCCGACTTGACATAATGCAGCTTCCATTTACATTGTCTCTTGCTCACAAGCTCCCAACAAAGGATACGATCTATCGAGAGATCAGCTCGTCATTGCAAGAAATGGGAATCTTCCAGTCAAAAACGAAAACAAACCTTCGGCGAGATACATATTGGACGAGCTGCAAGGATGGCATTAATTTGAAGGTCACCAAAGCTCACGGGATATTAAACTTACAAGATACCGGCACCAGAACCATGCATCGTCTCTCCAACAAAATACTGCTTTAGGGGACCGTTTCCTTTCTCGTCGTTGAGTAGTGCGATATATCGATACGCGGAAAAAGCGCCCGGCCTATATGAATCATGTCAGTGCCGCTCATGGTCGAGTTGTTCAGTGATAACGAGACTAACAAGACGGTGATATATCCAAAAACCGACTCGAGAGGTTTATCCAAAATGTTACTCATCTTGTACTCAAAGTTTTGCGCTGCCACTCTACCATCGTCATCAGTTCATCAATCCAACATTGGCCAGGTCCCGCCAGACGCACAAAGGGTTCAGTAGATTTTTCCAGAACATTCCCTTCAACGCAACAATCTCACCACAAGCACCCCCAACACTCGAATTAATATCAAATGCCTTCCAAAGATGATAGATCGAATCGGGTCCAGGTTGCGTACCGACGTCAAGAAGGACGCAAACGTTTGGCCGAAGGCAAGCACCAAAAGCGCTAGAAAGTAATTCTTCAGCTCCAGAAGAACGAATGCAAGGAGGCAGCCTTACTTGAAGAACCATCGATGACtgttgatcttcttctgattCTTCTCCTACAGTGTCGGGTCAGCATCAGAAGACAAAAGACACGACTCTTGCGCGACGACGAACCTTGAGGCAGAACAACATTTGGATTGGCACCGTATTTGAACCGGCAGGCCCAATCTTTCCACTAGAGTTTATCGACACTAACCTTTATGAGCGTCCAACTTGACTGCTGCAGGGCGTCCTACTCACATTGTGTAGTATACTCGTATACGTGTGCTGTGACAGGCTTTCCATTGACCATGTTCTTACCTACACCTTCTTGGTATACACCGAGCGCGGCGAGGACAGATCGAGTTCGGGGGTTGATCTTTTTTCGACCATCTGCAACGATGCACACCACCACCTATCATGGCCATGAATACAAAAGTTCGAGAGCGAAtctgaaaaaaaaaaaaaaagagtcTACCTTTTTCCAGCCGTTCACTCCCCAGGTCTTACTTTTTGACCTCGTACAAAGATGAGCAATATTCTGCATCACGCCTCGCATTGTTCGACAAAACAAAATATCGTCCTCCTACGCCTGCCATTAGCACCGAGTTATTATAATAGACGTGAAGGACGAACATTATACATTGTAATGACAATGAAAAGCTCCGTTTGTCGGGGTGGATCGTATAATCGTTGTCTGAGAGTATACATGTCCTCAACAAAGTCATTTGGGTCACAGGTAACCGCTGTATATCTCAGTTTGGTGAATTCGTTTCCCTGGCGAATTGGACACTGCTCGAGCAGCATTGTAGGGACTTCGATATCAAGTACGAGATGGCCCTGGAAGAGTCTGCGAACGGTTAGTTGGGCTAATGCGAGAGGAATACCCAACTCACTGGACGCGTTTTTGCGTCCTATTTCGCCTGACGATCCTCGCTGGAACGGGTCCATAGTGCATATTGACCTCGTCCTCACCGCCCGCACCTACGCCGTCACCAGTTCCAAACCCATTCTGCCCTTCAGCATCACCGTTCCCCGTGTACATCGTGACGCCCATATCTCCAGCACCTGCATCGCTCAATTGATATCGTACGGCCGGAGCTGTCATGGACATTGCGCTTGTTGACTGAGGAATACCAAACCGAGAATCAGGCGCCGCGTGtgcaagaagagggcgGGAGTCATTCATATCGTCGTCTGCGGCGTTGCCATACCCTTGAGGAGGATAAGACGGGGGGCCGTAGTTGATGTTATCTGGGACTGGAGCGGGCATGGCAGACATGGACGACTGGGATGAATGGTGGGGCAACAAAGGAGGCGGCGAGGTGAGACGGTCATCAATGCCGTTTGGATACGAGTATGACGGGGCAGGCTGTTGCTGGGGCGGAAGATGTGACGGGTTCGCGTGGAAACGAATGTGCTGGGGCGGAGATGCATGCATAGGCGGATGAGAATTGGGCGGTGAGCCCATCGTATATGGTGCTGGGGCGGGCGCAGACGCCGGGGAGCCGTTGAAGGGGGACAATGACTGCGTCGGAAGCGAGTACCGGGGAGCTGGAGGGCCGGTCGGCGACGTCGGCTGGAGAGGGTGAGACGCGTGGGGGGGCTCGTGCCACGCGGGGGACATGTTCTGGAGGGAAGCAGCAGGCGGCCGCTGTGGGGGGGCGCTGAAGGGATCGCCATATTGGACTGcaggcggtggaggatacGGTTGCTGCGGGAAAGGCTGCGGCTGCGGGGGACGCTGGTTCTGGCGGGCGGGGCTGTAGCCGCCTGGTGGCTGGTATATGTCGCCCGGGTTCATCGTCGCTCCGCTCGTGGGTCTGGCACAAAAGGATCCCGCCAAAAAAGTACATATAATACACGGAGGCTGCACCGCACAGACCCGCGTCTATATTTCTGCTTATGTAACCGCTCGAATAGCCGAACCACCCGTAAATCAGTCGCCAGCGACGCCGCGCCAGCCGGGCATGGGGCACAGCTCCTCCGGGCTACATACTTCTCCCGTCGTAGGCTTGTCAGCGCCGCGTCATTGCCCCCAGCATAGCCGCATGCAGTTAGTCCTCTGGAGAAGCGATGTCAGTCTGTTGCGGTTCACGCTGGAAAGGGGAGGCtgaaagatggaagaacgACACAGTGAAAGACAGCAGTCGTCATTCAGTAGTGTGTGGAGGTCGAGAGGAGGCATTAAAAGCCATAATACTCCACTCCTCCATGCAACTCGTATCACTCTCTCTCCTGCATCTTACACCTTTGTCACCTCCACCCAGTGACATTTGACCATTCGGACCCGTCTTCTATCACTTGACCAAAATGCTCATTCCATCCATCAAAATACCACTCCGAGTCTGGCCCAGTTCGAATTTCCCCTTTGACCTTTTAGAACCAGTCTATTCAAGCGCTACATCAAGTTACATTTGAGATGGATCTCTTTTTTCAATCACGGGTACGATACGTTTACAGATCTATGTAGAGCCTAGGAGCTTTCAGAATCGGCAGCAAACAAGCTCATAAACCTCTTATTCTGAGGTCTTTCCAACTCGTCTACCTTTTCGAGGTGCTCAGCCTCACCACGCgtaatcttcttctcgtccctGGCAACAACTGTGGCGAGGTCATAGCCCTTCCATTGTCTAGTGGGAATCCGAGCCTCCATCATGAAGCtatgagaagaaaaaaaaaaaaacgaTTGGTAAACGTACAGAACGAGAATGGAATCGGAGAGCCAACGTACTTGATTTCTTCCAAGGTTCGGCCCTGGGTCTCTGGAATAAAAAAGTAGACAAAAGCAACCGACAGAAATCCACCGAAAGCGTAGATCTGTCATGTCAATTAGCCGCGAGCATCATGAGTGCAAAGGCATAtgcgaaaaaaaggactGGGACTTACAAAACCAATCATAGGACCCAAACCAGCTTCGTCGGGCTGGAAAAGATACGGAAGAGTAAAAGTGACAACCCAGGCGGAGACCCAGAACATGGCGGTACCGATGGAAAGGTGCTTCTGACGGTTTCGACCAGTAGACATCTCGGCCGCAACGACCCAAGCGAGAGGACCCCAAGAAAGGTTAAAGGCGAACACTAAATTAAATGTAAAATGTGAGCAAACTGTCTCGA from Cryptococcus neoformans var. neoformans JEC21 chromosome 3 sequence includes the following:
- a CDS encoding chitin synthase, putative, whose product is MNPGDIYQPPGGYSPARQNQRPPQPQPFPQQPYPPPPAVQYGDPFSAPPQRPPAASLQNMSPAWHEPPHASHPLQPTSPTGPPAPRYSLPTQSLSPFNGSPASAPAPAPYTMGSPPNSHPPMHASPPQHIRFHANPSHLPPQQQPAPSYSYPNGIDDRLTSPPPLLPHHSSQSSMSAMPAPVPDNINYGPPSYPPQGYGNAADDDMNDSRPLLAHAAPDSRFGIPQSTSAMSMTAPAVRYQLSDAGAGDMGVTMYTGNGDAEGQNGFGTGDGVGAGGEDEVNMHYGPVPARIVRRNRTQKRVQLFQGHLVLDIEVPTMLLEQCPIRQGNEFTKLRYTAVTCDPNDFVEDMYTLRQRLYDPPRQTELFIVITMYNEDDILFCRTMRGVMQNIAHLCTRSKSKTWGVNGWKKVVVCIVADGRKKINPRTRSVLAALGVYQEGVGKNMVNGKPVTAHVYEYTTQLSINSSGKIGPAGSNTVPIQMLFCLKEKNQKKINSHRWFFNAFGACLRPNVCVLLDVGTQPGPDSIYHLWKAFDINSSVGGACGEIVALKGMFWKNLLNPLVAAQNFEYKMSNILDKPLESVFGYITVLPGAFSAYRYIALLNDEKGNGPLKQYFVGETMHGSGAGIFSSNMYLAEDRILCWELVSKRQCKWKLHYVKSAYAITDVPDTVAELVSQRRRWLNGSFFAAIHSIVHFGYLYRSSHSFTRKFFLHIELVYQTLNMVFAWFALGNYFIAFFVLTESLNSLGTAWKYVNTPLHYIYIALLLWCFLLSLGNRPAGSKIGYTSSMVGFALITIYMLFAAIYLTVKGVEDIQAAGEVTASTVLGNKIFRNIVISLLATYGLYIISSLMALEPWHMITSFFQYLLLAPSYINVLNVYAFCNVHDVSWGTKGSDKVSDDLGAVKSSDDNKDEVTVDVPIEQKDINAVYAAELQILGNKAPKEVRVVNDDQKQEDYYKNVRTNVLLAWTMTNGALVAAILQVSGGDSAVATTYMGVLLYTVAGLAFFRFLGSSAYLLVRLFVGE